The Leclercia sp. S52 genome has a segment encoding these proteins:
- a CDS encoding substrate-binding domain-containing protein: MPDDLKGDIAARYQDPLTVVLAPNVFAYNTDHHATCPVANLWQLTEPKWRGRVAMQDPTSKPAYTDWFSQMETHYDQQVRDAYQQEFGKPLHTDEKSATAAFVKALAGNGVLLTHSDNDAASAIGAPDSKTDFVGLVSTAKFRDNKQGMKLGLCSGLKPFIGWNYPSLGVVATGSKSPNTAKLFAHYLLTAEGIAPQGVDGKMSTNQKVNLPADEASGIEKHRGELMEYLTATAQGDWESRQDWQDIWSLNYKK; the protein is encoded by the coding sequence GTGCCGGACGATCTGAAAGGCGACATTGCCGCCCGCTATCAGGACCCCCTGACCGTCGTGCTGGCCCCGAATGTGTTTGCCTATAATACCGATCATCACGCCACCTGCCCGGTGGCCAATCTCTGGCAGCTGACCGAGCCGAAATGGCGGGGCCGCGTCGCGATGCAGGATCCCACCAGCAAACCGGCCTATACCGACTGGTTCAGCCAGATGGAAACCCACTACGACCAGCAGGTTCGCGATGCTTATCAGCAGGAATTTGGCAAGCCGCTGCACACCGACGAGAAATCTGCCACCGCGGCCTTTGTGAAGGCGCTGGCGGGCAACGGCGTGCTGCTTACCCATTCTGATAACGATGCGGCCTCTGCCATCGGCGCGCCGGACAGCAAAACCGACTTTGTCGGCCTGGTGTCGACCGCCAAGTTTCGGGACAACAAGCAGGGAATGAAGCTGGGGCTGTGCAGCGGCCTGAAGCCGTTTATCGGCTGGAATTACCCAAGCCTCGGCGTGGTAGCCACCGGCAGCAAAAGCCCGAACACCGCGAAGCTCTTTGCCCACTATCTGCTGACCGCCGAAGGCATTGCGCCTCAGGGGGTGGACGGCAAAATGTCCACCAACCAGAAGGTGAACCTCCCCGCCGATGAAGCCTCCGGTATTGAGAAGCATCGCGGCGAGCTGATGGAATACCTGACCGCCACCGCCCAGGGCGACTGGGAAAGCCGCCAGGACTGGCAGGACATCTGGAGCCTGAACTACAAGAAGTAG
- the cmoA gene encoding carboxy-S-adenosyl-L-methionine synthase CmoA: MTLDKVFAQQKEAEDFRFDEQVAGVFDDMVDRSVPFYQEIQRMVSELAADFAVPGSHLCDLGCATGTTLALMDGVVAPDVSFIGIDNSPEMLERCRAKFEQRPSGRTPHFLCHDLKEMQLPENTSVVTMLLTLMFVRPVHRRAVLTSIAQALNPGGALILVEKVVCDAPDLNRRFIRYYYDMKRRHGYSELEISQKREALENVLIPYTESENRQLLADAGFSRVEVFFRWYNFCGMVAIK, encoded by the coding sequence ATGACTCTGGATAAGGTGTTTGCACAGCAAAAAGAAGCCGAAGATTTTCGCTTTGATGAGCAGGTGGCAGGGGTATTTGACGATATGGTCGATCGCTCTGTGCCGTTTTATCAGGAAATACAGCGGATGGTGAGCGAACTGGCGGCGGATTTTGCCGTCCCGGGTAGCCACCTGTGCGATCTGGGGTGCGCCACCGGCACCACCCTGGCGCTGATGGACGGGGTCGTGGCGCCGGATGTCAGCTTTATCGGCATTGATAACTCTCCCGAGATGCTGGAGAGATGCCGGGCGAAATTTGAACAACGTCCTTCGGGGCGCACCCCGCACTTTCTGTGCCACGACCTGAAAGAGATGCAGCTCCCGGAAAATACCTCGGTGGTCACGATGCTGCTGACGCTGATGTTCGTGCGTCCGGTTCACCGTCGGGCGGTACTGACTTCTATCGCGCAGGCGCTGAATCCGGGCGGGGCGCTGATTCTGGTGGAGAAGGTGGTCTGCGACGCCCCCGATCTTAACCGGCGATTTATCAGGTACTACTACGACATGAAGCGGCGGCACGGGTACAGCGAACTGGAGATCAGCCAGAAGCGCGAAGCCCTGGAAAATGTGCTGATCCCCTATACGGAGAGTGAGAACCGACAGCTGCTGGCCGATGCCGGGTTCAGCCGGGTGGAGGTCTTCTTCCGCTGGTATAACTTCTGCGGCATGGTGGCGATCAAATGA
- the ampC gene encoding CMY2/MIR/ACT/EC family class C beta-lactamase, with the protein MKKSLLCTLLVCLSGSALATTPEEAQVAQVVNPTITALMKAQAIPGMAVAVVYQGKPYFFTWGQADVAGNRPVTRQTLFELGSVSKTFTGVLGGDAVARGEIALSDPASKYWTALSGKQWEGITLLHLATYTAGGLPLQVPDSVTDAAALEKYYQSWQPEWAPGTKRLYANASIGLFGALAVKPSKMDFEQALTRRVLKPLNLNHTWVTVPASEQANYAWGYRDGKAVHVSPGMLDAEAYGVKTSIVDMAGWLQANLQPENIQNATLKKGMSIARSRYWQVGEMYQGLGWEMLNWPVTSRTLEQGADNKYALAARDVTAITPAQPPVKASWVHKTGATGGFGSYIAFIPEKHLGIVMLANKNYPNPERVKAAYRILDALQ; encoded by the coding sequence ATGAAAAAATCTCTGCTCTGTACGCTCCTTGTCTGCCTGTCCGGCTCCGCGTTGGCCACCACGCCGGAGGAGGCGCAGGTCGCGCAGGTGGTTAACCCCACCATCACGGCGCTGATGAAGGCGCAGGCGATCCCGGGTATGGCGGTGGCAGTGGTTTATCAGGGCAAACCGTACTTCTTCACCTGGGGGCAGGCGGACGTCGCCGGGAACAGGCCCGTCACCCGCCAGACGCTGTTTGAGCTGGGCTCGGTGAGCAAAACCTTTACCGGGGTGCTGGGCGGCGATGCGGTGGCGCGCGGGGAGATTGCGCTCAGCGATCCGGCAAGTAAATACTGGACGGCGTTATCGGGCAAACAGTGGGAAGGGATCACGCTTCTGCATCTTGCGACCTACACCGCGGGCGGCCTGCCGCTGCAGGTGCCGGACAGCGTCACCGACGCCGCGGCGCTGGAAAAATACTATCAGTCCTGGCAGCCTGAGTGGGCCCCGGGTACGAAGCGTTTGTATGCCAACGCCAGTATTGGCCTGTTTGGTGCCCTGGCGGTCAAACCCTCGAAGATGGATTTCGAGCAGGCGCTCACCCGCCGGGTGCTGAAACCGCTAAACCTTAACCATACGTGGGTTACCGTCCCGGCCAGTGAACAGGCGAACTATGCCTGGGGCTATCGGGACGGCAAGGCGGTCCACGTCTCGCCGGGCATGCTGGATGCAGAAGCCTATGGGGTGAAAACCTCTATCGTCGATATGGCGGGCTGGCTGCAGGCCAACCTCCAGCCGGAAAACATTCAGAACGCGACGCTGAAAAAAGGGATGTCCATCGCCCGGTCGCGCTACTGGCAGGTGGGGGAGATGTATCAGGGCCTGGGCTGGGAGATGCTCAACTGGCCGGTGACATCCCGCACCCTGGAGCAGGGGGCAGATAATAAGTACGCCCTGGCGGCGCGCGATGTTACAGCCATCACCCCGGCGCAGCCGCCGGTGAAGGCCTCGTGGGTGCATAAGACCGGGGCGACCGGCGGGTTTGGCAGCTACATCGCCTTTATTCCTGAAAAGCACCTCGGCATTGTGATGCTGGCGAATAAAAATTACCCCAACCCGGAACGGGTGAAGGCGGCGTATCGCATTCTCGACGCGTTGCAGTAA
- a CDS encoding iron ABC transporter permease: MSYQSDIHPRHSAWQKLRHTLSIVSHEPANLLAVLLLALFSWIILAPVISVLLNALLVQSGDEGRTGATEGAFTAYYLLRTLSSRMADLLLWTPLLNTLAVALSTVAIALVVGIVLAWLVNRTDIAGRKWFATLLIVPFMLPSWTFALAWSTIFKNHAIGGQPGWLEAMGIQTPNWMAYGYFPIVTIMVLHYAPLVILIVGNALKRMDSQMEECAQVLGASRRVIAFKIIIPLVRPALLSAALLIFADCIGEFALPYILGLPVHFDTLSTGLYRAIGTRQSGVAAVIAAVIMLMGMLTLLLDMKMLREAKRFVTLGGKGVMERRRSLGRWRSAATALPLAFVLLGVAIPLLTLFLSTVMILPGRFSADNFTLDYWIGHNLDTVALHNGILLSREFWHTVWNTLVIVGSASLACGVLGLLVGYAVLRCHFRWAAAVLRQLTFLPYLVPGIAFAAAFLSLFAVARGPVPALYGTPLILILALIAEKMPYASRSGIAAMTQLGKEAEEAARIAGAGWFARLRRIVIPIQAAPLATGILLPFISGIKGVSLFVILATPATDVLTTWSLRLIDYNYQQAANAVVLMIALISWAGTVMIQKITGTGLADGLEK; the protein is encoded by the coding sequence GTGTCTTACCAGTCTGATATCCACCCACGCCACAGCGCGTGGCAAAAGCTCCGCCATACGCTGTCGATTGTCAGCCATGAGCCCGCCAACCTGCTGGCGGTGCTGCTGCTCGCGCTGTTCAGCTGGATAATCCTGGCTCCGGTCATTTCCGTGTTGCTGAATGCGCTGCTGGTGCAGAGCGGGGATGAAGGTCGCACCGGGGCAACCGAAGGGGCATTTACCGCCTACTATCTGCTGCGCACGCTTAGCTCGCGCATGGCCGATCTCCTGCTCTGGACGCCGTTGCTCAATACCCTGGCGGTGGCGCTGAGTACCGTCGCCATCGCCCTGGTGGTCGGGATCGTTCTGGCGTGGCTGGTGAATCGTACCGATATCGCGGGCCGCAAGTGGTTTGCCACCCTGCTTATCGTGCCTTTCATGCTGCCCTCCTGGACCTTTGCCCTGGCGTGGAGCACGATTTTCAAGAACCATGCCATCGGCGGGCAGCCGGGATGGCTGGAGGCGATGGGGATCCAGACCCCGAACTGGATGGCCTACGGCTATTTCCCGATTGTGACCATTATGGTGCTGCACTACGCCCCGCTGGTGATCCTGATTGTCGGCAACGCCCTGAAGCGCATGGACAGCCAGATGGAGGAGTGCGCCCAGGTTCTCGGCGCATCCCGTCGGGTTATCGCTTTTAAAATTATCATCCCGCTGGTCCGCCCGGCGCTGCTCTCCGCCGCCCTGCTGATTTTTGCCGACTGTATCGGCGAGTTCGCCCTGCCCTATATTCTCGGCCTGCCGGTGCATTTCGATACGCTCTCTACCGGGCTGTACCGGGCCATTGGCACGCGTCAGTCCGGCGTGGCGGCGGTGATTGCGGCGGTGATCATGCTGATGGGCATGCTGACCCTGCTGCTGGATATGAAAATGCTGCGCGAGGCGAAACGCTTCGTGACCCTGGGCGGCAAAGGGGTGATGGAGCGCCGCCGCAGTCTGGGACGCTGGCGCAGCGCCGCGACCGCCCTGCCGCTGGCATTCGTCCTGCTGGGGGTGGCGATCCCGCTCCTGACCCTGTTCCTGTCGACGGTGATGATCCTTCCGGGCCGCTTCAGCGCCGACAACTTCACCCTCGATTACTGGATTGGTCACAACCTCGACACCGTGGCGTTGCACAACGGGATCCTGCTGAGCCGCGAGTTCTGGCACACGGTGTGGAACACCCTGGTCATCGTTGGCTCGGCCTCCCTCGCCTGCGGCGTGCTGGGTCTGCTGGTGGGCTACGCGGTGCTGCGCTGCCACTTCCGCTGGGCCGCCGCCGTCCTGCGCCAGCTGACCTTCCTGCCCTATCTGGTGCCGGGCATTGCCTTCGCCGCCGCCTTTCTGTCGCTGTTTGCCGTGGCGCGCGGACCGGTCCCGGCCCTGTACGGCACCCCGCTGATCCTGATCCTCGCGCTGATTGCCGAAAAAATGCCGTACGCCAGCCGCTCCGGCATTGCGGCGATGACCCAGCTCGGGAAAGAGGCCGAAGAAGCGGCGCGGATCGCCGGGGCCGGCTGGTTTGCCCGCCTCCGCCGTATCGTCATTCCGATTCAGGCCGCCCCGCTGGCGACCGGGATCTTATTGCCGTTTATCTCAGGGATTAAAGGGGTCAGCCTGTTCGTCATTCTTGCCACCCCGGCTACCGACGTGCTGACCACCTGGTCCCTGCGCCTGATTGACTACAACTACCAGCAGGCGGCCAATGCCGTGGTGCTGATGATTGCCCTCATTTCATGGGCTGGCACGGTGATGATCCAGAAGATCACCGGCACCGGTCTGGCTGATGGTCTGGAGAAATAA
- a CDS encoding ABC transporter ATP-binding protein: protein MPTIHLTNLSKTYPGSDAPAVNNINLTVKDGEFMCLLGPSGCGKTTILRMIAGIEHASGGEISIGDRVVDSIARGTYVPPEKRGIGLVFQSYALWPHMTVEQNVDFGLRLQKVPTKARIARCQDVMEKLRIADYAKRYPAQLSGGQQQRVALARMLAVNPGVLLLDEPLSNLDATLRLEMRAELRRLHETFGTTIVFVSHDQWEAMTLATTIAVMSAGQMQQVGTPDEIYATPANRFVAEFIGTPRLNMIPLHQPCSELAQHLQRRFTLHDQTQLCGIRPEEIVLSAESCSNAVPMTIDNIMPTGGSWVIELVAGEDRLFHSTQLRPRWQARQQVHCQLPTSSLHFFNRNGLRHDVTAN from the coding sequence ATGCCCACTATACACTTAACGAATCTCAGCAAAACCTACCCGGGCAGCGATGCCCCGGCGGTCAACAACATTAACCTGACGGTGAAGGATGGCGAGTTTATGTGTCTGCTGGGGCCGTCCGGCTGCGGCAAGACCACCATCCTGCGGATGATTGCCGGTATCGAGCACGCCAGCGGCGGAGAGATTAGCATCGGCGACAGGGTTGTTGATTCCATCGCCCGGGGCACGTACGTGCCGCCGGAGAAACGCGGCATCGGGCTGGTCTTCCAGAGCTATGCGCTCTGGCCGCATATGACCGTCGAGCAGAACGTGGATTTCGGCCTGCGGTTGCAGAAAGTGCCGACCAAAGCGCGTATCGCCCGCTGTCAGGACGTAATGGAAAAGCTGCGCATTGCCGATTACGCCAAACGCTATCCGGCGCAGCTCTCCGGCGGTCAGCAGCAGCGCGTGGCCCTGGCCCGCATGCTGGCGGTCAATCCTGGCGTACTGCTGCTGGACGAGCCGCTGTCGAACCTCGACGCTACGCTGCGCCTGGAGATGCGCGCCGAACTGCGCCGCCTGCATGAAACCTTTGGCACCACCATCGTCTTTGTCAGCCACGATCAGTGGGAGGCGATGACCCTTGCCACCACCATTGCGGTGATGAGCGCCGGGCAGATGCAGCAGGTGGGCACCCCGGATGAGATTTACGCCACCCCGGCCAACCGCTTTGTCGCGGAGTTTATCGGTACCCCGCGCCTGAACATGATCCCGCTTCATCAACCCTGCAGCGAGCTGGCGCAGCATCTGCAGCGGCGCTTTACCCTGCACGATCAGACCCAGCTCTGCGGCATCCGTCCGGAGGAGATCGTGCTGAGCGCCGAGTCATGCAGCAACGCCGTTCCAATGACCATCGATAACATTATGCCCACCGGCGGAAGCTGGGTGATTGAGCTGGTGGCGGGCGAAGACCGGCTGTTCCACTCCACGCAGCTGCGACCGCGCTGGCAGGCGCGTCAGCAGGTGCATTGCCAGCTCCCGACCTCGTCCCTGCACTTTTTTAACCGCAACGGACTGCGTCACGACGTGACCGCGAATTAA
- a CDS encoding DsbA family oxidoreductase, translating into MKVSINVTSDFICPWCRIADARLEKVLQSLPEDVEVAVDWLPIELNPGMPLEGMDRVAYRRAKFGSWEYSHQLDEHTVEKGETDDVTFNYPAIQRVPNTFAAHRLTQFAPAGTSRALLVKRLFQAYFEEGRDIGDPDVLAEVAGECGMDKEAARHYLLSTAGEAEVIRLEDLARQGDINSVPTFDIAGIRLTGAVPVDQLRYYIMDAYRDLLKGGGVRHDR; encoded by the coding sequence ATGAAAGTCTCCATCAACGTAACATCAGATTTTATCTGTCCCTGGTGCCGGATTGCGGATGCCCGGCTGGAAAAAGTGCTGCAATCGTTACCCGAAGACGTCGAGGTCGCGGTCGACTGGCTGCCCATTGAGCTTAACCCGGGTATGCCGCTGGAGGGCATGGACCGGGTCGCCTATCGCCGCGCTAAATTCGGGAGCTGGGAATATTCACATCAGCTGGATGAGCATACCGTTGAGAAAGGGGAAACGGACGATGTCACCTTTAACTATCCTGCCATTCAACGCGTCCCCAATACCTTTGCGGCGCATCGACTGACGCAGTTTGCTCCTGCCGGAACGTCCCGAGCCCTGTTGGTAAAGCGACTGTTTCAGGCGTACTTCGAGGAGGGGAGAGATATTGGCGACCCTGATGTTCTGGCGGAGGTGGCCGGCGAGTGCGGGATGGACAAAGAGGCCGCGCGTCATTATCTGCTCAGTACCGCGGGAGAGGCGGAGGTGATCCGGCTGGAAGACCTGGCGCGGCAGGGCGATATCAACAGCGTTCCCACCTTTGATATTGCCGGTATCCGGCTGACGGGCGCCGTTCCGGTGGATCAGCTGCGCTATTACATTATGGATGCTTATCGCGACCTGCTTAAAGGTGGAGGAGTCCGCCATGATCGGTGA
- the ttrR gene encoding tetrathionate respiration response regulator TtrR, whose product MAMIHLVDDDEAVTSACSYLLESLGHSVRCWNKSEQFLHEAPLDTTGVALLDMRMPEMDGHALFQAMREAHSTLAVIFLTGHGDVPMAVQEIQSGAVDFLQKPVAAGALKAAIEKGFAHSARLTQTNDLRLRYATLTPKEKEVAHCVAAGLMNKDIALKMHIALRTVEVHRARVMEKMDAKSMAELVMQINRSGA is encoded by the coding sequence ATCGCAATGATTCACCTGGTTGACGACGACGAGGCAGTTACCAGCGCCTGCAGTTATTTACTCGAGAGCCTGGGCCACAGCGTCCGGTGCTGGAACAAGAGTGAGCAGTTTCTGCACGAAGCCCCGCTAGACACAACGGGCGTCGCATTGCTGGATATGCGGATGCCGGAGATGGACGGGCATGCGTTATTTCAGGCCATGCGCGAAGCTCACAGCACCCTGGCGGTGATCTTCCTCACCGGGCACGGCGACGTGCCGATGGCCGTCCAGGAGATCCAGTCTGGCGCGGTCGATTTTTTACAGAAACCTGTCGCCGCCGGGGCGCTGAAGGCGGCCATTGAGAAAGGGTTTGCCCACTCGGCGCGCCTGACGCAGACCAACGATCTCCGGCTGCGCTACGCCACGCTGACGCCAAAAGAGAAAGAGGTGGCACACTGCGTCGCCGCCGGCCTGATGAATAAAGATATTGCGCTGAAAATGCATATCGCGCTCCGCACGGTGGAAGTTCATCGGGCGCGGGTAATGGAGAAAATGGACGCGAAGAGTATGGCGGAGCTGGTGATGCAGATTAACCGTTCAGGGGCATAA
- a CDS encoding LysR substrate-binding domain-containing protein has protein sequence MDMLASLEAFITVVEEGGFAPAGRKLALATSSVTRQIDGLEKVLGTQLLTRSTRSVALTAAGHVYFEHAVRILNDLEYANQEVRDQTGEPRGVLRISLPVSFSRLHIAPLLAPFSRRYPLISLDLTFTDEVVDLVEKRLDLTVRLGKVDSPNLIARKLLSQRRCICASPDYLKAQGYPDAPGDLKNHNCLIFSYSSGKTKWYFSGESQVAIDVKGTLKCNNSEILREAVLSGYGIALLPDWLIGKDIEEGKLIRLLPQWRAEVNDGEDDSAIYAIYHPTRRNTKKVKVFVDFLMAHLSSESESE, from the coding sequence ATGGATATGCTGGCATCGCTTGAGGCCTTTATTACGGTCGTCGAAGAGGGCGGGTTTGCACCGGCGGGGAGAAAGCTGGCCCTGGCAACCTCTTCGGTCACCCGACAGATTGACGGCCTGGAGAAGGTGCTGGGCACGCAGCTGCTGACCCGCTCGACCCGCAGCGTGGCGCTGACGGCGGCCGGACATGTCTATTTCGAGCACGCGGTGAGGATCCTCAACGACCTGGAGTATGCCAATCAGGAGGTGCGGGACCAGACCGGGGAACCCCGGGGGGTGTTAAGGATCAGCCTGCCGGTCTCGTTTTCCAGGCTGCATATCGCCCCGCTGCTGGCCCCCTTCTCTCGCCGCTATCCGTTAATCTCCCTAGATCTGACCTTTACCGATGAAGTCGTCGATCTGGTGGAAAAGCGGCTAGACTTGACTGTCCGACTGGGCAAAGTCGACTCCCCCAACCTGATCGCCCGTAAGTTGCTTTCCCAGCGCCGGTGCATCTGCGCCAGCCCGGATTACCTGAAAGCGCAGGGTTATCCTGATGCGCCCGGGGATCTTAAAAACCATAACTGCCTGATCTTTTCCTATTCGTCCGGCAAAACGAAGTGGTATTTCAGCGGGGAGAGCCAGGTCGCTATCGATGTGAAAGGCACCCTGAAGTGCAACAACTCGGAAATATTGCGCGAGGCGGTGTTGAGCGGGTATGGCATCGCGCTGCTGCCTGACTGGCTGATAGGCAAGGATATTGAGGAAGGGAAGCTGATCCGGTTACTGCCGCAATGGCGCGCGGAAGTAAACGACGGGGAGGATGATTCCGCAATTTATGCCATCTACCATCCCACCCGCAGGAACACCAAAAAAGTGAAGGTGTTTGTCGATTTTCTGATGGCGCATCTTTCATCAGAGTCGGAAAGTGAATAG
- a CDS encoding isoprenylcysteine carboxylmethyltransferase family protein: MMVSVGNFLFRTRNALFPLLYLTLFAGFQRVSDASVMMLILGSLIALVGQGIRILTVGLDYIVRGGRNKRVYANDLVQNGLFAHCRNPLYLGNLLMIVGFGVASNNPWYLAITLPLFFLAYACIIAAEEHYLLGRFGDAYRHYCATTPRLMPRLRGLSQTLRTFSFNWRRVVVKEYSTISITLLVLVLLSGRVLNDSSDDWVLSAGLVGLILLACIGIRALKKSGRLSAKPAR; this comes from the coding sequence ATGATGGTCTCTGTCGGCAATTTCTTATTCCGCACCCGCAACGCCCTGTTTCCCCTGCTGTACCTGACCCTCTTTGCGGGCTTTCAGCGGGTCAGCGATGCCAGTGTGATGATGCTGATCCTGGGCAGCCTGATCGCCCTGGTCGGGCAGGGGATACGTATTCTCACCGTGGGGCTGGACTATATTGTCCGTGGCGGGCGTAACAAGCGCGTCTATGCCAACGACCTGGTACAGAACGGGCTGTTCGCGCACTGCCGCAATCCGCTCTATCTCGGCAATCTGCTGATGATTGTCGGGTTTGGTGTGGCGTCGAATAACCCCTGGTATCTGGCGATCACCCTTCCGCTGTTCTTCCTGGCCTATGCCTGCATTATCGCCGCCGAAGAGCACTACCTGCTGGGGCGTTTTGGCGACGCCTACCGCCACTACTGCGCCACCACGCCGCGCCTGATGCCCCGCCTGCGCGGGCTGAGCCAGACGCTACGCACCTTCTCATTTAACTGGCGTCGGGTGGTGGTGAAAGAGTACAGCACCATCAGCATCACGCTGCTGGTGCTGGTCCTGCTGAGCGGGCGGGTGCTGAACGACTCCTCAGACGACTGGGTGCTCTCCGCCGGGCTGGTGGGGCTGATTCTGCTGGCCTGCATTGGCATTCGGGCGTTAAAGAAGTCGGGGCGACTCAGCGCGAAACCGGCACGTTAA
- a CDS encoding transposase: MSRKRFTEEQIADFLRQAKEGVPDKALCEKYAFSISTLRRWKALHDSAIRNKLKKMESTAAVVYLGIIAVSLLLAIFSHKVGGVLFIFLMLGYCVYYIAQFRRTSGLFVATDNVFVSRTGVGASNAFYWFSWIFVILFTFCTAYMILH, from the coding sequence ATGAGTAGAAAGCGTTTTACAGAGGAACAAATTGCAGATTTTCTTCGCCAGGCTAAAGAAGGCGTACCTGATAAAGCGTTGTGCGAAAAATATGCTTTCAGTATCAGTACGCTTCGACGCTGGAAAGCGCTGCATGATAGCGCTATCAGGAACAAATTAAAAAAAATGGAATCTACCGCAGCAGTCGTCTATTTGGGCATAATAGCTGTTAGCTTGCTGCTTGCGATCTTTTCTCATAAGGTCGGCGGTGTGTTATTCATATTTCTCATGCTGGGTTATTGCGTTTATTATATTGCTCAATTTCGTAGGACGTCCGGGTTATTTGTTGCAACGGATAATGTCTTTGTTTCTCGCACAGGGGTGGGTGCAAGTAATGCATTCTACTGGTTCAGCTGGATATTTGTTATTTTGTTTACGTTCTGCACGGCATATATGATTTTGCATTAA
- a CDS encoding NADH:flavin oxidoreductase/NADH oxidase has product MSKPKLFTPLRIRNLELENRIVIAPMCQYSAEEGCMTDWHTLHLGQLAQSGAGLLTIEAAAVSPEGRITYADVGLYDDKTEEAMAGVLKTIRKWSDIPVGIQLAHAGRKASTYKPWDKHGQIPPDQEGGWQTLAPSAVPYSEGYTIPTALDSNGLAEIRNQFAEAAKRAARLNIDLIQIHAAHGYLLHQFLSPLSNQRTDNYGGSLENRARFPLEIVDAVREAFPADKAISVRISATDWVEGGFNLDEAVEFSKMLEARGVDAIHVSSGGLHPDQQIEVYPGYQVPLARAVKAAVNIPVVAVGLITDPEHAESIVASGDADIIGIARGALYNPRWPWHAAAELGAQVHAPDQYLRCQPHTLKNLFKS; this is encoded by the coding sequence ATGTCTAAACCCAAGCTGTTTACACCGTTACGTATCCGCAATCTTGAACTCGAAAACCGTATCGTGATCGCCCCCATGTGCCAGTATTCCGCCGAAGAGGGCTGCATGACCGACTGGCACACGCTCCATCTGGGGCAACTCGCCCAGTCCGGTGCGGGCCTGCTCACCATTGAGGCGGCAGCCGTCTCCCCGGAAGGCCGCATTACCTACGCAGACGTCGGGCTCTATGATGACAAAACCGAGGAAGCGATGGCCGGGGTGCTCAAGACTATCCGTAAGTGGTCAGATATCCCTGTCGGCATCCAGCTGGCCCACGCCGGCCGCAAAGCCTCAACGTACAAGCCGTGGGATAAGCACGGTCAAATCCCACCCGATCAGGAGGGTGGCTGGCAAACCTTAGCCCCGTCTGCGGTGCCTTACAGCGAAGGCTATACGATCCCGACCGCCCTCGACAGCAACGGCTTAGCCGAAATCCGCAACCAGTTCGCGGAGGCTGCAAAACGTGCCGCCCGACTGAATATTGATCTGATCCAGATCCACGCCGCGCATGGCTACCTGCTACATCAATTCTTATCCCCGCTCTCTAACCAGCGCACGGATAATTACGGCGGCTCGCTGGAAAACCGCGCCCGCTTCCCGCTGGAGATCGTCGACGCGGTGCGGGAAGCCTTCCCTGCCGATAAAGCGATCAGCGTGCGTATCTCCGCGACCGACTGGGTCGAGGGCGGATTTAACCTTGATGAGGCCGTGGAATTCTCGAAAATGCTGGAAGCTCGCGGCGTGGATGCGATTCACGTCTCCAGCGGCGGTCTGCATCCCGATCAGCAGATTGAGGTCTACCCTGGCTATCAGGTGCCGCTGGCAAGAGCGGTGAAAGCTGCCGTGAATATTCCGGTGGTGGCGGTGGGCTTAATTACCGACCCTGAACATGCGGAATCCATCGTCGCCAGCGGGGATGCGGATATCATTGGTATTGCCCGTGGCGCGCTCTACAACCCGCGCTGGCCGTGGCATGCGGCGGCGGAGCTGGGAGCCCAGGTGCATGCGCCCGATCAGTATCTGCGCTGTCAGCCGCACACGCTGAAGAATCTGTTTAAGTCCTGA